The following are encoded in a window of Prevotella melaninogenica genomic DNA:
- a CDS encoding GAF domain-containing protein: protein MTRKEQYNQLILQIAGLIKDETNLVGILANVSAALHDTFPERFFWVGFYLQENGNMLRLGPFQGSVACYVIPFGKGVCGKAWKEERTLIVPDVEKFPGHIACSSLSRSEIVVPMYDDSHTFRGVLDIDSTQLNDFNEDDKEGLERIIELLMAETQDLFQ, encoded by the coding sequence ATGACAAGAAAAGAACAATATAACCAACTCATACTACAGATTGCCGGACTTATTAAGGATGAAACAAACCTTGTAGGTATCTTAGCAAATGTGTCAGCAGCATTGCATGACACCTTTCCAGAGCGTTTCTTTTGGGTGGGCTTTTATCTCCAAGAGAATGGAAATATGTTGAGATTAGGTCCTTTTCAGGGGTCAGTAGCCTGTTACGTCATCCCATTCGGCAAGGGTGTCTGTGGGAAGGCATGGAAAGAAGAACGCACCCTTATTGTTCCCGATGTAGAGAAATTCCCTGGACACATTGCTTGTAGTAGTCTTTCACGCAGTGAGATTGTTGTTCCGATGTATGATGACTCACATACTTTCCGTGGTGTACTCGACATTGATAGTACCCAGCTCAACGACTTCAACGAAGACGATAAAGAAGGTTTGGAACGTATCATCGAACTACTAATGGCAGAAACACAAGACCTCTTCCAATAG
- the frr gene encoding ribosome recycling factor: MLDVKQTLNDASERMEMATMYLGDELQRIRAGRANVAILDGVRVESYGSKVPLNQVASVMVPDARTIAIKPWDKKAIKDIEKAIMDSDVGITPENNGELIRLNLPQPTEERRRDLVKQCNKIGERTKVEIRNVRSDIKEKLKKAIKDGLSEDNEKDAEDSLQKIHDKFIKQVETLLEDKQKEIMTV, translated from the coding sequence ATGTTAGACGTTAAGCAGACATTAAATGATGCCAGCGAGCGCATGGAAATGGCAACGATGTATCTCGGTGATGAGTTGCAGCGCATCCGTGCTGGCCGTGCAAACGTAGCCATCCTCGATGGTGTACGAGTAGAATCTTACGGTTCAAAGGTTCCTTTGAATCAGGTTGCCTCAGTCATGGTGCCTGACGCACGTACCATTGCTATCAAGCCATGGGATAAAAAGGCTATCAAAGATATTGAAAAGGCTATCATGGACTCAGATGTTGGTATCACACCAGAGAACAATGGTGAATTGATTCGTCTGAACTTGCCTCAGCCAACAGAGGAGCGTCGTCGTGACTTGGTAAAGCAGTGTAACAAGATTGGTGAGCGCACAAAGGTTGAGATTCGCAATGTGCGTTCTGACATCAAGGAAAAACTGAAGAAAGCTATCAAGGATGGTCTTTCAGAAGATAATGAGAAGGATGCTGAAGACAGCTTGCAGAAGATTCATGACAAGTTTATCAAGCAGGTTGAAACACTGTTAGAGGATAAGCAGAAAGAGATTATGACCGTTTAA
- the rsmA gene encoding 16S rRNA (adenine(1518)-N(6)/adenine(1519)-N(6))-dimethyltransferase RsmA produces the protein MKLVKPKKNLGQHFLTDLSIARQIADTVDACPDIPVLEIGPGMGVLTQYLVEKPREVKAVEIDSESVAFLYEKFPKLRENILGQDFLRMDLNEVFDGRQFVLTGNYPYDISSQIFFKMLEYKDLIPCCTGMIQREVAQRMAAGPGSKTYGILSVLMQAWYNVEYLFTVDENVFNPPPKVKSAVIRMTRNEVTDIGCDQLLFKRVVKTVFNQRRKMLRVSLRQIFNAVKPTDGFYEQDIMTKRPEQLSIAQFVELTNMVEEQLKIIGQ, from the coding sequence GGTCAGCACTTCCTTACTGACTTAAGCATAGCTCGTCAGATTGCTGACACCGTTGATGCCTGTCCAGATATCCCTGTATTAGAGATTGGACCAGGTATGGGTGTCCTTACTCAATATCTTGTTGAGAAGCCACGTGAAGTGAAAGCTGTAGAGATAGACTCGGAAAGTGTTGCTTTCCTCTACGAGAAATTCCCTAAGTTACGTGAGAATATTCTTGGACAAGACTTCCTCCGCATGGATTTAAATGAAGTCTTTGATGGTAGACAGTTTGTGTTGACAGGCAACTATCCTTACGACATCTCGTCTCAAATTTTCTTTAAGATGCTTGAGTATAAAGACCTTATCCCTTGCTGTACGGGTATGATACAACGTGAGGTCGCACAGCGTATGGCTGCTGGACCTGGCTCAAAGACGTATGGTATCTTATCCGTCTTGATGCAAGCATGGTATAATGTGGAATATCTCTTTACCGTAGATGAGAATGTCTTCAATCCTCCTCCAAAGGTTAAGAGTGCCGTTATCCGTATGACACGCAACGAAGTGACGGACATTGGCTGTGATCAGCTACTCTTTAAACGTGTGGTGAAGACTGTGTTCAACCAGCGTCGTAAGATGTTACGGGTGAGCTTACGACAGATATTCAATGCGGTTAAACCTACTGATGGTTTCTATGAGCAAGACATTATGACCAAACGTCCAGAGCAACTATCTATCGCTCAGTTTGTTGAACTAACAAACATGGTTGAGGAACAATTGAAGATTATTGGACAATAA
- the rsgA gene encoding ribosome small subunit-dependent GTPase A, producing MRGLVIKNTGSWYTVKTEEGKTIDSKIKGNFRLKGIRSTNPVAVGDHVIITPNQEGTAFITEIEDRRNYIIRKSPNLSKQSHIIAANIDQAFLIVTTNYPETSTTFIDRFLASAEAYRIPVTLVFNKHDLLDEDELRYQHAVMNLYETIGYQCVEIQASAEANNEFSVEKLKPLLAEKVTLLSGNSGVGKSTIINALLPHVNLRTAEISDVHNTGMHTTTFSEMLELPMGGYLIDTPGIKGFGTFNIEREELTSYFREIFKFSKDCRFSNCTHTHEPGCAVRKAIEEHYIAESRYNSYLSMLEDKEENKYREAF from the coding sequence ATGCGCGGCTTAGTAATAAAGAACACAGGTAGTTGGTACACGGTAAAGACCGAGGAAGGCAAGACGATAGATAGCAAGATTAAGGGCAATTTCCGTTTGAAGGGGATTCGCTCTACCAATCCTGTGGCTGTTGGTGACCATGTTATCATCACGCCTAATCAGGAGGGAACGGCTTTCATCACTGAGATAGAAGACCGTAGGAATTATATTATCCGAAAGTCACCTAACCTCTCTAAGCAGAGCCATATCATTGCTGCTAATATCGACCAAGCGTTCTTGATTGTCACAACAAACTATCCCGAAACTTCCACCACATTCATCGACCGCTTCCTCGCCAGTGCTGAAGCTTACCGCATTCCAGTAACACTCGTCTTTAATAAACACGACCTGCTTGATGAAGATGAACTACGTTACCAGCATGCAGTAATGAATCTCTATGAGACCATCGGTTATCAGTGCGTAGAGATACAAGCGAGTGCCGAAGCTAATAATGAATTCAGTGTGGAGAAACTAAAACCATTATTAGCTGAAAAGGTAACACTTTTGAGCGGTAATAGTGGCGTAGGAAAGTCAACGATTATCAATGCTCTCCTACCCCATGTCAACCTCCGTACGGCAGAGATTTCCGATGTACATAACACGGGTATGCACACTACTACATTCAGCGAGATGCTGGAGTTGCCAATGGGTGGATATCTTATTGACACACCGGGTATCAAGGGATTCGGAACCTTTAATATAGAACGTGAAGAGTTGACAAGCTACTTCCGTGAAATCTTCAAGTTCTCAAAAGATTGTCGATTCTCAAACTGTACGCACACACATGAGCCCGGCTGCGCAGTAAGAAAGGCTATCGAAGAACATTATATTGCAGAAAGCCGATATAACAGTTATCTTTCAATGCTCGAAGATAAGGAAGAAAATAAATATCGTGAGGCTTTCTAA
- a CDS encoding HAD family hydrolase, whose amino-acid sequence MSSQSQQNISFLGGTSLRVPQVVLFDMDGVLYDSMPNHGVAWQRAMKEFGIHFTLEDSYATEGARGVDTIRKYAKAQLGKELSEEEAQRMYDVKARYFHEMPEAKVFDGVIDLMQKIKASGLKIGIVTGSAQLPLIERVTRDFGDFVSADQITTAYDVERGKPNPDPYLMGLQKAGNYLPTEGIVVENAPLGVHAGAAAGCYTVAINSGPLPDATLLDEGANILFPTIREFADNWELLLSLFPNY is encoded by the coding sequence ATGTCGTCTCAATCTCAGCAAAACATTTCCTTTCTCGGAGGGACTTCTTTGAGAGTTCCTCAAGTCGTTCTCTTTGATATGGACGGTGTTCTTTATGATTCAATGCCCAATCATGGTGTTGCGTGGCAGCGTGCTATGAAGGAATTCGGTATTCATTTTACGCTCGAAGATTCATATGCAACAGAAGGAGCGCGTGGTGTTGATACTATTCGTAAGTATGCTAAGGCGCAACTCGGTAAGGAGCTAAGTGAGGAGGAAGCACAGCGGATGTATGATGTGAAGGCGCGTTACTTCCATGAAATGCCAGAAGCAAAAGTGTTTGATGGTGTAATCGACCTTATGCAAAAGATTAAGGCGAGTGGATTAAAGATTGGTATTGTGACAGGAAGTGCACAGCTCCCATTGATAGAGCGTGTCACTCGTGATTTTGGCGACTTCGTTTCTGCAGACCAGATAACGACAGCTTACGATGTGGAACGTGGTAAACCTAATCCTGATCCTTATCTGATGGGATTGCAAAAGGCTGGTAATTATCTACCAACAGAGGGTATTGTTGTTGAAAATGCACCACTTGGTGTTCATGCAGGTGCGGCGGCAGGTTGTTATACGGTGGCAATCAATAGCGGACCATTGCCCGATGCTACTCTTCTTGATGAAGGAGCCAACATCCTCTTTCCAACTATCCGTGAGTTCGCCGACAACTGGGAACTTCTTTTGTCTCTTTTTCCCAATTATTAA